The following proteins come from a genomic window of Micromonospora echinofusca:
- a CDS encoding recombinase family protein — MAQQPAASQRTTACTTARWSAVCVLWPDVDRRAPGPGYLPALAAGLRHELVAAHGLIVAEYFDVGCSRRRSWRQRPQAAALLTALNDPDRGFDAIVVGEYERAFSANQLQHLAPVLEQHGVQLWLPETDGPVDHHNPTHQALIMMLGAQSKREVQRARFRVVTAMRAQAREQGRYLGGRPPYGYRLVDAGPHPNAAHARWGRRLRRLELDPATAGHVRCMFAQRLDGRSLASIARALNNAGIPCPSGIDPDRNPHRRGDRWTLRTVAAILSNPRYTGRQVWNRQPAHTDTDASRPEREPIRKNPTADWVVSKQRAHTALVSEQDFVAVQAVRSHRSAHDGTTRRYLFTGLLRCGPCGRKMESHWINQRPGYRCRHGHTSTQQPTNRQRKILYLREDHIITRLAGHPNLASDPQSPHDLVVLLQRNKITIVCDQERCTPTTEASVQVNSLDP; from the coding sequence ATGGCTCAACAGCCAGCCGCAAGCCAGCGCACCACCGCCTGCACGACGGCGCGGTGGTCTGCGGTTTGCGTTCTATGGCCGGATGTCGACCGTCGAGCACCAGGACCGGGTTACCTCCCGGCACTGGCAGCGGGACTGCGCCACGAGCTCGTCGCCGCTCACGGGCTGATCGTCGCCGAGTACTTCGACGTCGGCTGCTCCCGCCGCCGCAGCTGGCGGCAGCGCCCGCAGGCCGCCGCCCTGCTGACCGCGCTCAACGACCCAGATCGCGGGTTCGACGCAATCGTGGTCGGCGAGTACGAACGGGCGTTCTCCGCTAACCAACTGCAGCACCTGGCACCCGTGCTCGAACAGCACGGTGTTCAGCTGTGGCTGCCCGAGACGGACGGGCCCGTCGATCACCACAACCCGACCCACCAAGCGCTGATCATGATGCTGGGCGCCCAGTCGAAACGTGAGGTGCAGCGCGCCCGGTTCCGGGTCGTCACGGCGATGCGGGCCCAAGCCCGGGAGCAGGGACGGTATCTCGGTGGCCGGCCGCCCTACGGCTACCGACTCGTTGACGCCGGCCCTCATCCGAACGCCGCGCACGCCCGCTGGGGTCGCCGGCTTCGGCGCCTCGAACTGGATCCGGCCACGGCCGGACACGTCCGGTGTATGTTCGCCCAACGCCTGGATGGCCGGAGTCTCGCCAGCATCGCGCGTGCCCTCAACAACGCCGGCATACCCTGCCCGTCGGGCATCGACCCCGACCGCAATCCCCACCGCAGAGGCGACCGGTGGACCCTACGAACGGTCGCGGCGATACTCAGCAACCCCCGCTACACCGGCCGGCAGGTCTGGAACCGGCAACCCGCGCACACCGACACCGACGCCAGCCGCCCGGAGCGAGAACCCATCCGAAAGAACCCGACCGCAGACTGGGTGGTCTCCAAACAACGGGCCCACACCGCGCTGGTCAGCGAACAGGACTTCGTCGCCGTCCAGGCCGTCCGCTCCCACCGGAGCGCCCACGACGGCACCACCCGCCGCTACCTGTTCACCGGACTACTGCGCTGCGGACCATGCGGCCGAAAAATGGAATCCCACTGGATCAATCAACGCCCCGGCTACCGATGCCGCCACGGCCACACCAGCACCCAACAGCCCACCAACCGCCAGCGCAAGATCCTCTACCTCAGGGAAGACCACATCATCACAAGACTCGCCGGTCATCCCAACCTCGCCAGCGACCCCCAGAGCCCACACGACCTGGTCGTGCTCCTGCAGAGAAACAAGATCACCATCGTCTGCGATCAGGAGCGCTGCACACCGACTACAGAAGCATCCGTGCAGGTCAACTCGCTCGACCCATGA